The following are encoded together in the Onychostoma macrolepis isolate SWU-2019 chromosome 03, ASM1243209v1, whole genome shotgun sequence genome:
- the LOC131536487 gene encoding zinc finger protein 62 homolog, with product MKRKKNSEERINVRSVEKPKQKDLRKKRAMKYFTCTQCGKTFASAGGLKTHERIHTGEKPYKCDQCGKRFIQSGSLKRHERFHRGEKPYACDQCGKTFSRDSVLKQHLVVHTKEKPHSCNLCGNKFSHRQSLKEHEKIHTGVREYMCFECEKTFTTAKSLKLHQRIHTGEKPYKCSHCDKRFRLSAFLRTHEMIHTGEKPYTCDQCGNRFTLKANLTDHMRVHTGERPFTCDQCGKSFSYSSTLKVHMDLHTRENLHTCDQCDKTFLRASYLKKHLIVHTKEKPYSCHLCGNKFSHRQSLKEHEKIHTGVREYMCFECEKTFTTAKSLKLHQRIHTGEKPYKCSHCDKRFRLSAFLRTHEMIHTGEKPYTCDQCGNRFTLKANLTDHMRVHTGERPFTCDQCGKSFSYSSTLKVHMDLHTRENLHTCDQCDKTFLRASYLKKHLIVHTKEKPYSCHLCGKSFSCPEYLKDHQKVHTGVREYMCFECEKTFTAASSLKLHEMIHTGEKPYKCSHCDKRFRDSGALKTHERIHTGEKPWKCSHCDKRFSQLGNLKTHERIHTGEKPFTCDQCGTSCARKESLTTHMRVHTGEKPYT from the coding sequence ATGAAGAGAAAGAAGAATTCTGAGGAGAGAATTAATGTCAGAAGTGTAGAAAAACCCAAACAGAAAGATTTAAGGAAAAAAAGGGCCATGAAAtatttcacctgcactcagtgtggaaagactTTTGCTTCAGCGGGCGGTTTAAAAAcgcatgagaggattcacactggagagaaaccttacaagtgtgatcagtgcgggaagagatTCATTCAGTCAGGATCCCTGAAAAGACATGAGCGGTTCCACCGTGGAGAAAAGCCTTAcgcatgtgatcagtgcggcaAAACATTTTCGAGAGATTCAGTCCTAAAACAGCACCTGGTAGTTCATACtaaggagaagccacattcatgtaatttgtgtggaAATAAGTTTTCACATCGACAAAGTTTGAAAGAACATGAGAAaatacacactggtgtgagagagtacatgtgctttgagtgtgagaagacttttacTACTGCAAAGAGTTTAAAGCTGCaccagaggattcacactggagagaaaccttacaagtgttcacactgtgacaagagattcagacTGTCAGCATTTTTGAGAACACATGAgatgattcacactggagagaaaccttacacatgtgatcagtgcgggaataGATTCACACTAAAAGCAAACCTTACGGaccacatgagagttcatacaGGAGAGAGACcgttcacttgtgatcagtgcgggaagagtttctcaTACTCATCAACCCTTAAGGTACACATGGACCTCCACACTAGAGAGAACCtgcacacatgtgatcaatgtgacaaaacatttttaagagCTTCATACCTGAAGAAACACCTGATagttcatacaaaggagaagccatattcatgtcatttgtgtggaaataaGTTTTCACATCGACAAAGTTTGAAAGAACATGAGAAaatacacactggtgtgagagagtacatgtgctttgagtgtgagaagacttttacTACTGCAAAGAGTTTAAAGCTGCaccagaggattcacactggagagaaaccttacaagtgttcacactgtgacaagagattcagacTGTCAGCATTTTTGAGAACACATGAgatgattcacactggagagaaaccttacacatgtgatcagtgcgggaataGATTCACACTAAAAGCAAACCTTACGGaccacatgagagttcatacaGGAGAGAGACcgttcacttgtgatcagtgcgggaagagtttctcaTACTCATCAACCCTTAAGGTACACATGGACCTCCACACTAGAGAGAACCtgcacacatgtgatcaatgtgacaaaacatttttaagagCTTCATACCTGAAGAAACACCTGATagttcatacaaaggagaagccatattcatgtcatttgtgtggaaagagtttttcgtGTCCAGAATATTTAAAAGATCATCAGAAAGTtcacactggtgtgagagagtacatgtgctttgagtgtgaaaagactTTTACTGCAGCGAGCAGTTTAAAACTGCATGAgatgattcacactggagagaaaccttacaagtgttcacactgtgacaagagattcagagATTCAGGAgctctgaaaacacatgagaggattcacactggagagaaaccatggaagtgttcacactgtgacaagagattcagtcagttaggaaatctgaaaacacacgagaggatccacactggagagaaaccgttcacatgtgatcagtgcgggacgAGTTGTGCAAGAAAAGAAAGCCTTACGAcacacatgagagttcacactggagagaaaccttacacgtga